The Terriglobales bacterium genome includes a region encoding these proteins:
- the rimI gene encoding ribosomal protein S18-alanine N-acetyltransferase codes for MKIRRAVRTDVPAIHEIATACPTSAHWPEDEYVQALENIAARRTVLVAEDDERVLGFAVARSIDHEWELENVAVVPDRQKKGIGQALMHVLVDLAQRCGAEAIHLEVRESNSYARTLYERCGFQQLAVRKNYYSGPEENAVLYRYLCTPELLEKH; via the coding sequence ATGAAGATACGTCGAGCTGTTCGGACAGATGTGCCGGCCATCCACGAGATAGCAACCGCGTGTCCCACCTCGGCACATTGGCCGGAAGATGAATACGTTCAGGCTCTGGAAAACATCGCCGCCCGGCGTACCGTCCTTGTCGCCGAAGACGATGAACGCGTGCTCGGGTTCGCGGTCGCACGCTCCATAGATCACGAATGGGAACTCGAGAATGTCGCGGTTGTTCCTGACAGGCAAAAGAAGGGAATCGGTCAGGCGCTTATGCACGTGCTGGTTGACCTGGCACAACGCTGCGGGGCCGAGGCAATCCACTTAGAGGTGAGGGAATCCAATTCTTACGCCCGAACTCTCTACGAGCGTTGCGGATTTCAACAGTTAGCGGTGCGAAAAAACTACTATTCGGGACCCGAAGAGAACGCCGTTTTGTACCGGTATTTGTGCACTCCGGAGCTGCTCGAAAAGCATTGA
- a CDS encoding DUF465 domain-containing protein, with the protein MASVAREQLIAQNEDFRRLATEHQQYSQRLESLINKRYLSEDEKLEEVRLKKLKLRLKDEMERIEQQYRRDHQVA; encoded by the coding sequence ATGGCTTCTGTTGCACGTGAACAATTAATCGCCCAAAACGAAGATTTTCGCCGGTTGGCAACTGAACACCAACAGTACTCCCAACGCCTCGAAAGCCTGATCAATAAGCGGTATCTCTCCGAAGACGAAAAATTAGAGGAAGTGAGATTGAAGAAGCTGAAACTTCGTCTGAAAGACGAAATGGAGCGGATCGAACAGCAGTATCGTCGCGATCATCAGGTCGCGTAA
- a CDS encoding phosphatidylserine decarboxylase encodes MVRDGIYYGLAALILAVLLGALTVPAVAILPLLLGAFFLWFFRDPERSIPTAPGAIVSPADGKVTSVGITEVNGVRVNRISIFLNVFNVHVNRTPIGGLIRHVEYRKGKFANAMGDATSDQNEQNIVTVEGEGQTVIFKQIAGLIARRIVFTKRVGDRVTRGERIGLIKFGSRCDVVFSAEADIKVKIGDHVKGGSSVLAIAPVAGTRPETEAVSSTERA; translated from the coding sequence ATGGTTCGCGATGGCATCTATTACGGTCTAGCAGCGCTTATTCTCGCTGTTCTGCTGGGAGCGCTTACGGTTCCGGCCGTAGCGATCCTTCCGCTGTTGCTTGGGGCATTTTTCCTTTGGTTCTTCCGCGACCCGGAGCGCAGCATTCCGACCGCTCCCGGCGCCATCGTTTCCCCGGCTGATGGCAAGGTCACGAGCGTCGGAATAACTGAAGTCAACGGTGTGCGGGTGAACCGTATCAGCATCTTCCTGAACGTCTTCAACGTGCACGTAAACCGGACTCCGATCGGCGGATTGATTCGACATGTTGAGTATCGGAAAGGCAAATTTGCGAATGCCATGGGCGATGCCACGTCCGATCAGAACGAACAAAATATCGTGACGGTCGAAGGCGAAGGCCAGACGGTCATTTTCAAGCAGATTGCTGGGTTGATCGCGCGCCGCATCGTCTTCACCAAACGAGTCGGAGATCGCGTTACGCGCGGGGAACGCATCGGCTTGATCAAGTTCGGGTCACGCTGCGATGTAGTTTTTTCCGCTGAAGCGGATATCAAGGTCAAGATTGGCGACCATGTGAAGGGTGGATCGAGTGTGTTGGCCATCGCGCCAGTCGCAGGTACGCGGCCGGAAACCGAAGCTGTCAGCAGCACGGAGCGCGCATGA
- a CDS encoding phosphatidylcholine/phosphatidylserine synthase, with product MSDHPMRRATDFKNSKRLRKGIYILPSLATTFNIAFGYYALYHTFLGSLAESWHYDNAAKAIGFAILFDGLDGRIARMTNTTTDFGRELDSLADAITFGVAPSILAWVWGFRQLGQLGGHDFLDRIVQFGAIATFAFLVAGVSRLARFNIQTNPQPWNPGRPGKKYFVGMPIPAGAGVVAATVHFFGDPLTNWWMALAWGVLVLCAGLLMVSTWRFYSFKDLDFRSRRPFRLVIIIAIVIAMIWYFSHVTLFVIALVYMLSGVIMGMRYLFHGRRQQAELKEAAESK from the coding sequence ATGAGCGATCATCCCATGCGCCGTGCCACGGATTTCAAGAACAGCAAGCGCCTTCGCAAAGGCATTTACATCCTGCCGTCGCTGGCAACCACCTTCAATATTGCTTTCGGCTACTACGCCCTCTACCACACGTTTCTGGGGTCGCTTGCCGAGTCCTGGCATTACGACAACGCGGCCAAGGCAATCGGATTCGCCATCTTGTTCGATGGGCTCGACGGCCGCATCGCCCGGATGACGAACACGACCACAGACTTCGGCCGTGAACTGGATTCTCTTGCGGATGCCATCACGTTTGGCGTAGCTCCTTCAATTCTGGCGTGGGTCTGGGGTTTCCGGCAGTTGGGACAACTCGGCGGGCACGACTTTCTCGATCGTATTGTCCAGTTCGGAGCTATTGCGACATTTGCATTCCTGGTTGCGGGCGTCAGTCGGTTGGCGCGGTTCAACATCCAGACGAACCCCCAGCCTTGGAATCCCGGGCGACCTGGCAAGAAATATTTTGTGGGAATGCCGATTCCCGCTGGCGCAGGTGTGGTCGCTGCCACGGTGCACTTCTTTGGCGATCCGCTTACGAACTGGTGGATGGCGCTTGCCTGGGGGGTGCTGGTCCTATGTGCCGGACTGCTCATGGTGAGCACCTGGCGGTTCTACAGCTTCAAGGACCTGGATTTCCGTAGTCGGCGTCCCTTCCGTTTGGTGATCATCATTGCCATCGTTATCGCGATGATCTGGTATTTCTCGCACGTCACGCTCTTTGTGATCGCCCTCGTTTACATGCTGTCGGGCGTCATCATGGGGATGCGGTATCTGTTTCATGGCCGTCGGCAGCAGGCGGAGTTGAAGGAGGCGGCGGAATCGAAATGA
- a CDS encoding Asd/ArgC dimerization domain-containing protein, translating to MNSRTTHGPAGVGVRLAVVGPSTLKGKELTEILPESTMAAAEVRLLDDEDTLGQLEAVGEEVTFVQAVAVDNFNDADVVFFTSDPSFTRQTFPLALRAGSAVVDLSYGLEDEKSASVRAPWLDRELAEGMPMDLQPGPVIVAHPASIVLGLLLLRLSKVVKARTTAVTVFEPASERGKKGLDELHQQTVNLLSFQSLPKDVYDAQVAFNLLSRFGAAAASSLESTEKKIAEHLRRIVRGRVPVPSLMLVQAAIFHGHAFSLYLELEKPASMGDLAQALAGEHVEIVRGEEESPSNVGAAGQESIMVTLRADAQNANGIWIWAAADNLRVTALNAIGCAEQLVASRPRGQVQ from the coding sequence ATGAACTCACGAACGACGCACGGTCCGGCTGGAGTTGGGGTACGGCTCGCAGTTGTGGGACCGAGCACGCTGAAGGGCAAGGAACTTACGGAGATTCTGCCGGAGAGCACCATGGCAGCGGCCGAAGTGCGGCTGCTCGATGACGAAGACACGCTTGGGCAGTTAGAAGCGGTCGGCGAAGAAGTAACCTTCGTTCAGGCTGTTGCCGTAGATAACTTCAATGACGCCGATGTGGTCTTCTTCACCTCCGATCCATCGTTTACGCGCCAGACTTTCCCTTTGGCGCTTCGCGCCGGAAGCGCCGTCGTGGATCTCTCGTACGGGCTGGAAGACGAGAAGTCGGCCAGTGTTCGCGCGCCTTGGCTTGACCGCGAACTGGCGGAAGGCATGCCGATGGACTTGCAGCCTGGGCCAGTGATTGTGGCACATCCTGCTTCGATCGTCCTTGGACTGCTGTTGCTGCGGTTGAGCAAGGTGGTTAAAGCGCGGACCACGGCAGTGACGGTATTCGAGCCGGCCTCTGAGCGGGGCAAGAAGGGGCTTGACGAACTCCACCAACAGACGGTGAATCTGCTGTCGTTCCAGAGCCTGCCGAAGGACGTGTACGACGCGCAGGTGGCGTTCAATCTCCTATCGCGCTTCGGCGCAGCAGCCGCTTCGAGCCTGGAGAGCACCGAGAAGAAGATAGCGGAGCACTTGCGGCGGATTGTTCGCGGCCGCGTGCCCGTGCCTTCGCTGATGCTCGTCCAGGCAGCCATCTTCCACGGACATGCGTTTTCCCTTTATCTTGAACTTGAGAAGCCAGCTTCGATGGGCGATCTGGCGCAGGCTTTAGCCGGCGAACACGTGGAGATCGTGCGGGGCGAGGAAGAATCGCCCAGCAACGTAGGCGCTGCTGGACAGGAAAGCATCATGGTGACGCTGCGCGCGGATGCGCAGAACGCCAATGGAATCTGGATCTGGGCCGCAGCTGACAATCTCCGCGTGACTGCGTTGAATGCCATCGGCTGCGCCGAACAGTTGGTCGCCAGTCGTCCAAGGGGACAAGTTCAGTGA